A window of Photobacterium sp. GJ3 contains these coding sequences:
- the ptsP gene encoding phosphoenolpyruvate--protein phosphotransferase, protein MLTQLREIVEKVASAPTLLEALDLLVVSICDAMKTECCSVYIVDEQRQQYMLMATKGLTKPSYQVGLGFGEGLVGLVGRQAEPVNVADASQHPNFKHIPGTNEEYFRSFFGTPIIHQRKVLGVLVIQQREKREFTESEESFMVTLAAQLAVILAHAKAQGMWPDQRDGLHLTGSAASTGVAVAKAWWDDNQPRLEAVCPASCLDREAEQERLSIAIEMASNEFRRLRKRFDSELHKETLAIFDLFSHLLNDPMLRKDLFTKVSGGDQAEWAVRQTVEAYSGRFANMKDDYLRERAHDIRELGQRLLFFLHNEEGTEHQWEAPIVLLTRELTAAMLASIPRDKLAAVVAQEGAANSHAAILSRALGIPAIMGVDFVPEKVHNALVVVDGYRGDLLIEPNRQILAEYKRLLREENELTALVEQDLDKSAETADQERIYLFLNAGLSADTNIAVNKGVDGVGLYRTEVPFLLQRSFPSEEEQATQYRSILQSYPNKPVVMRTLDIGGDKPLPYLTIEEDNPFLGWRGIRFTLDHPEIFLIQVRAMLKASIGLDNMEILLPMISGISELDESKALIDRAFEEVSVYAAGKGQTLHRPRLGIMVEVPSILYQLPVLKGRIDFISVGSNDLTQYLLAVDRNNSRVANVYDTFHPAVMQALKHIQDVSESNAIPVSVCGELAGDPLGALLLVGMGYRSLSMNTRNVAKIKYVLRHTVLTDMEQLAASALSATFGHEVRQMATEFVEQRGMGGLIRAGKK, encoded by the coding sequence ATGCTGACCCAATTGAGAGAAATCGTAGAGAAAGTAGCCAGCGCGCCGACCTTACTCGAAGCGTTAGATCTCCTTGTGGTCAGCATTTGTGATGCGATGAAGACGGAGTGCTGCTCTGTCTATATTGTAGATGAGCAGCGCCAGCAGTATATGCTGATGGCAACCAAAGGCTTAACCAAGCCATCCTATCAGGTCGGGCTGGGGTTTGGCGAAGGTCTGGTCGGACTGGTGGGGCGCCAGGCTGAACCTGTGAATGTAGCTGATGCCAGTCAGCACCCGAATTTCAAGCATATTCCCGGCACCAACGAAGAATATTTCCGTTCCTTTTTTGGCACCCCCATTATTCATCAGCGAAAAGTGCTGGGCGTGCTGGTCATTCAGCAACGGGAAAAGCGTGAATTCACCGAAAGCGAAGAATCTTTCATGGTCACTCTTGCAGCGCAGCTTGCGGTGATTCTGGCACACGCAAAAGCACAGGGTATGTGGCCGGATCAACGGGATGGTTTGCATTTAACCGGGTCCGCAGCATCAACCGGTGTTGCGGTTGCAAAAGCCTGGTGGGACGACAATCAACCCCGGTTGGAAGCAGTCTGTCCGGCATCTTGCCTGGATCGTGAAGCGGAGCAGGAGCGGCTCAGTATTGCCATTGAGATGGCCAGCAATGAATTCCGGCGGTTGCGAAAACGCTTCGACAGTGAACTTCATAAAGAAACGCTGGCCATTTTCGATTTATTCAGTCACTTGCTCAATGATCCGATGCTGCGCAAGGATCTCTTCACCAAAGTTTCCGGCGGCGATCAGGCGGAATGGGCGGTTCGTCAGACCGTCGAAGCGTATTCCGGCCGGTTTGCCAATATGAAAGACGATTACCTCCGGGAACGGGCTCACGATATTCGTGAGTTAGGGCAGCGTCTTTTATTTTTCCTGCATAACGAGGAAGGTACCGAGCATCAGTGGGAAGCGCCCATTGTACTGCTGACCCGAGAGCTGACAGCCGCCATGCTGGCGAGTATTCCCAGAGATAAACTCGCTGCCGTGGTGGCTCAGGAAGGGGCGGCAAACTCACATGCGGCTATTTTATCCCGCGCACTGGGGATCCCCGCTATCATGGGCGTTGATTTTGTGCCGGAGAAAGTGCATAACGCACTGGTGGTCGTGGATGGCTACCGCGGTGATTTGCTGATCGAACCCAACCGGCAGATTCTGGCTGAGTACAAACGGCTGTTGCGTGAAGAAAATGAACTGACAGCGCTTGTTGAACAGGATCTGGATAAATCCGCCGAAACGGCAGATCAGGAAAGAATTTACCTGTTTCTGAATGCCGGCCTGAGTGCGGACACCAATATCGCGGTGAACAAAGGCGTTGATGGTGTCGGTTTATATCGCACTGAAGTCCCGTTTCTGCTCCAGCGCAGTTTCCCGTCGGAAGAAGAACAGGCGACGCAATATCGTTCGATCCTGCAGTCTTATCCCAACAAGCCTGTGGTGATGCGAACCTTGGATATTGGCGGTGATAAACCCCTGCCGTATCTGACTATCGAAGAAGATAATCCGTTTCTGGGCTGGCGGGGAATTCGCTTTACGTTAGATCATCCTGAAATCTTTTTGATCCAGGTCCGCGCGATGCTAAAAGCCAGTATCGGGCTTGATAACATGGAAATCTTGCTGCCAATGATTTCAGGGATCTCGGAGCTGGATGAGTCGAAAGCCCTGATTGACCGAGCCTTCGAGGAAGTGTCTGTGTATGCTGCGGGGAAAGGGCAGACTTTACACCGTCCCAGACTGGGCATCATGGTTGAAGTTCCGTCCATTTTATATCAGCTACCCGTCCTGAAAGGGCGGATTGATTTTATATCGGTTGGCAGCAACGACTTAACACAGTATTTATTGGCGGTAGACCGGAACAATTCCCGGGTTGCCAATGTCTATGATACGTTCCATCCGGCGGTGATGCAGGCGCTGAAACACATTCAGGATGTCAGCGAATCCAATGCGATTCCGGTCAGTGTGTGTGGTGAACTGGCTGGTGATCCGCTGGGGGCGCTGCTGCTGGTTGGCATGGGCTACCGCTCTTTGAGTATGAATACACGGAATGTGGCCAAAATTAAATATGTCCTGCGTCATACTGTCCTGACGGATATGGAACAACTGGCAGCCAGCGCGCTGTCAGCAACTTTTGGTCATGAAGTCCGCCAGATGGCGACAGAATTTGTTGAACAGCGAGGCATGGGTGGCTTGATCCGTGCAGGGAAAAAGTAG
- the lgt gene encoding prolipoprotein diacylglyceryl transferase: MNQGYLTFPNFDPVLFEIGPLAIRWYGLMYLVGFMFALWLANRRADKPNSGWTRDQVSDLLFFGFLGVVVGGRVGYVLFYNFDVFLADPLYLFKVWTGGMSFHGGLLGVMTAMLWYARKQGRRFFDVADFVAPLVPFGLGAGRLGNFINGELWGRVTEVPWAMVFPTGGPLPRHPSQLYEFFLEGLVLLIILNVFIRKPRPAGAVSGLFLIGYGTFRFLVEYCREPDAQLGLFGGWISMGQILSLPMIIGGALLMLWAYKRSDAHRTA; this comes from the coding sequence ATGAACCAAGGGTATCTGACGTTTCCAAATTTTGACCCGGTCCTGTTTGAAATCGGGCCGCTGGCCATCCGCTGGTACGGCTTGATGTATCTGGTGGGGTTTATGTTTGCGCTCTGGTTAGCCAATCGTCGTGCAGACAAGCCTAACAGTGGCTGGACACGAGATCAGGTCAGCGACCTGTTATTTTTTGGCTTCCTGGGCGTTGTCGTCGGTGGCCGGGTTGGTTACGTGTTGTTTTATAACTTTGATGTTTTTCTGGCCGATCCGCTGTATCTCTTCAAAGTCTGGACCGGCGGGATGTCCTTCCACGGCGGTCTGCTCGGTGTGATGACGGCGATGCTGTGGTATGCCCGCAAACAGGGGCGCCGTTTCTTTGATGTTGCCGACTTTGTTGCACCGCTGGTGCCTTTTGGTCTGGGGGCTGGCAGGTTGGGAAATTTCATCAACGGTGAACTTTGGGGGCGGGTGACCGAGGTGCCTTGGGCCATGGTGTTCCCGACAGGTGGGCCATTGCCGCGTCATCCGTCTCAGCTGTACGAATTCTTCCTGGAAGGCCTGGTGCTGCTGATCATCCTGAATGTGTTTATCCGCAAGCCGCGTCCGGCGGGTGCCGTTTCCGGATTGTTCCTGATTGGCTATGGCACGTTCCGCTTCCTGGTGGAGTATTGCCGCGAACCGGATGCGCAACTGGGGCTGTTTGGTGGCTGGATCAGCATGGGACAGATTCTTTCCCTGCCCATGATTATCGGTGGGGCACTCCTGATGCTCTGGGCGTACAAGCGCTCTGATGCGCACCGCACCGCTTAA
- a CDS encoding thymidylate synthase, with protein MKQYLDLCQRIIDDGEWVENERTGKRCLTLINADLTYDVANNQFPLITTRKSYWKAAIAELLGYLRGYDNAAQFRAIGCNTWNANANDNQAWLNNPHRKGEDDMGRVYGVQGRRWQKPDGTPFDQLRKIVDNLSRGIDDRGEILTFYNPGEFELGCLRPCMHTHTFSLLGDTLHLTSYQRSCDVPLGLNFNQIQVFTLLALIAQITGHKAGKAYHKIVNAHIYEDQLALMQDVQLKREPFPSPQLIINPAIQSLDDLETWVALEDFQVEGYQHHEAIQYPFSV; from the coding sequence ATGAAACAGTATTTAGATTTATGCCAGCGGATTATTGATGATGGTGAATGGGTTGAAAACGAACGCACTGGCAAACGTTGCCTGACACTGATCAATGCTGATCTGACCTATGATGTTGCGAATAATCAGTTTCCGCTGATCACGACGCGTAAAAGTTACTGGAAAGCCGCTATTGCCGAGTTGCTGGGTTATCTGCGTGGCTATGATAATGCAGCCCAGTTTCGTGCGATCGGTTGTAACACCTGGAATGCGAACGCGAACGATAATCAGGCCTGGCTGAATAACCCACACCGCAAAGGCGAGGATGACATGGGCCGGGTGTACGGTGTGCAGGGACGTCGCTGGCAAAAGCCCGATGGTACGCCTTTCGATCAACTCCGTAAGATTGTGGATAACCTGAGCCGCGGAATTGATGACCGGGGAGAAATTCTGACATTCTACAACCCAGGTGAGTTTGAGCTGGGCTGCCTGCGTCCCTGTATGCACACGCATACGTTTTCTTTGCTGGGTGATACACTCCACCTGACCAGTTATCAGCGTTCCTGTGATGTGCCGCTGGGGCTGAATTTTAATCAGATTCAGGTGTTTACTTTACTGGCACTGATTGCTCAGATCACAGGTCACAAGGCGGGTAAGGCATATCATAAGATTGTGAATGCCCATATTTATGAAGATCAGCTGGCGCTGATGCAGGATGTGCAGCTGAAACGCGAGCCTTTCCCATCCCCGCAATTAATCATTAATCCGGCGATTCAGTCGCTGGATGATCTGGAGACTTGGGTCGCACTGGAAGACTTTCAGGTGGAAGGCTATCAGCACCATGAAGCCATCCAGTATCCGTTTTCGGTATAA
- a CDS encoding methyl-accepting chemotaxis protein, which translates to MKFLLRRKIGFQFKLLVFMPFISFVFITVILFASLKLVRTNFSSIDHSNDVMIMTKSTLISVINIQTGYRGFMMTGKDSYLEPYRMGIDEIETYMSRLIEMTRDMPQQTARLSEVQALISEWRSEVLETGIQLRKQSDSSQVLQHAGRGKFYVDKIKSVFNDFIQDEVQLKEQRESEYKKTEGEGIIYFFLTITLSSIVIFYISNVISKFISGGVIQLNEKMQLMAKGELNHPIEEDTSSNELSQLTGAYNQARNELASLISSTADSTLKLTECIAEMGESSNKNSNNATAQTEKTEMSATAMNQMVVSIDEVSKNTSHATEQADQGKRVVEEGKVVVDTMQRNVLSLEKEISAASAIVSTISQQSNNINTILQSIKEVADQTNLLALNAAIEAARAGEQGKGFSVVADEVRNLANSSQQSANQISEMIASVQEEVAKAVDQIHQSVERAEETASHSNDLQQAFDDIYDSYQLIADMNHQIAAATEEQQVTSNEINQSILDINETAKQSLEEANDLLILSQKLNQENQELKKRVSFFQFA; encoded by the coding sequence ATGAAATTTTTATTACGCAGAAAAATTGGATTTCAGTTTAAGCTTCTTGTTTTTATGCCTTTTATTTCATTTGTTTTTATAACAGTGATACTATTTGCTTCATTAAAATTAGTCAGAACAAATTTCTCATCCATTGATCATTCTAATGATGTCATGATCATGACGAAAAGCACTTTGATTAGTGTGATCAATATTCAAACAGGCTATCGTGGTTTCATGATGACCGGAAAGGATAGTTATCTGGAACCCTACCGAATGGGTATTGATGAAATCGAAACCTATATGAGCCGATTAATTGAAATGACTCGGGACATGCCACAGCAAACAGCTCGATTGTCTGAAGTTCAAGCGTTAATCTCAGAATGGCGCTCTGAAGTCTTGGAAACGGGGATTCAGTTAAGAAAACAAAGTGATTCCTCGCAAGTGCTCCAACACGCTGGCCGGGGTAAATTCTATGTGGATAAAATCAAAAGCGTTTTTAATGATTTTATTCAGGATGAAGTCCAACTGAAAGAACAAAGAGAGTCTGAGTATAAAAAGACTGAAGGCGAAGGGATTATTTACTTTTTTCTCACCATTACATTATCTTCGATTGTAATTTTTTATATCTCAAATGTTATTTCGAAATTCATCTCTGGCGGTGTGATTCAGTTGAATGAAAAAATGCAATTGATGGCAAAGGGCGAGTTAAATCATCCAATCGAGGAAGATACGAGCAGTAATGAATTATCGCAGTTAACCGGGGCTTATAATCAAGCCAGAAATGAGCTTGCTTCACTGATTTCAAGTACCGCAGATTCAACGTTGAAACTGACGGAGTGTATTGCTGAAATGGGTGAATCTTCAAATAAAAATAGCAATAATGCAACGGCGCAAACTGAAAAGACTGAAATGTCTGCAACCGCAATGAACCAGATGGTTGTCAGTATTGATGAAGTCTCGAAAAATACGAGTCATGCGACTGAGCAAGCGGACCAGGGCAAGCGGGTGGTGGAAGAAGGAAAGGTCGTGGTAGACACCATGCAGCGCAATGTTCTGTCTTTAGAAAAGGAAATCTCTGCCGCCTCGGCCATTGTTTCCACCATTTCTCAGCAGTCTAACAATATCAATACAATTTTACAGTCCATCAAAGAAGTGGCGGATCAGACTAACCTGCTGGCTTTAAATGCCGCAATCGAGGCGGCACGAGCCGGTGAGCAGGGAAAAGGTTTCTCGGTTGTGGCTGACGAGGTCAGAAACTTAGCCAACAGCAGTCAGCAGAGTGCAAATCAGATTTCGGAAATGATTGCATCGGTTCAGGAAGAGGTCGCCAAAGCCGTCGATCAGATTCACCAGAGTGTAGAGCGGGCGGAAGAAACTGCATCTCACAGTAATGATTTACAGCAGGCTTTTGATGATATTTACGATTCATATCAACTGATTGCGGATATGAATCACCAGATCGCGGCCGCAACAGAAGAGCAGCAAGTCACTTCAAATGAAATCAATCAAAGTATTCTGGATATTAATGAAACGGCGAAACAATCTCTGGAGGAAGCCAATGATTTGCTGATTTTGTCCCAGAAGCTCAATCAGGAAAATCAGGAGCTCAAAAAACGAGTCTCTTTCTTTCAGTTTGCTTGA
- a CDS encoding Na/Pi symporter: MTTQTTTAEPMQSSMRWVRWANLVFMLYLLLVAVSLVSGGFKWSVGEQAKTLFEFASHPIAGLMIGLVATSLIQSSSTVTSIIVGLVAGGLPVETAIPMVMGANIGTTMTNTLVSLGHARCKEEFKRAFSAATVHDFFNLLAVVIFLPLEMMFGLLGKISAWLVSPLMSTGDMSMKGLNFIKPLTQPAVSAVKAPLESLGTMGGVMMIVLGIALIFLAITVMGKLMRSLMVGRAREILKSAIGRGPIHGIVSGSVVTVLVQSSSTTTSLMVPLVGTGVLKVRDVYPFTLGANIGTCITALLAATAISGDHAVFALQIALVHLCFNLLATLLIFGLPFLRELPLKGAYFLGDLAVKSKAAVAAYLGLVFVVIPGSILAFTA; the protein is encoded by the coding sequence ATGACTACCCAAACCACCACAGCTGAGCCAATGCAGAGCTCCATGCGATGGGTTCGTTGGGCAAACCTGGTTTTCATGCTGTACCTGTTGTTAGTCGCAGTATCACTGGTGAGTGGCGGCTTCAAATGGTCAGTGGGCGAACAAGCCAAAACCCTGTTTGAGTTTGCGTCACATCCGATTGCAGGTCTGATGATCGGTCTGGTAGCCACCTCTCTCATCCAATCTTCCAGCACAGTCACCTCAATCATCGTTGGCCTGGTCGCTGGCGGACTTCCCGTTGAAACAGCAATTCCGATGGTGATGGGTGCCAACATCGGCACCACCATGACCAATACGTTGGTCAGCCTGGGTCACGCGCGCTGTAAAGAAGAATTCAAACGCGCCTTTTCTGCAGCGACTGTCCACGATTTCTTTAACCTGCTGGCGGTTGTCATCTTCCTGCCCCTGGAAATGATGTTTGGTCTGCTGGGCAAAATCTCCGCCTGGTTAGTGTCACCCCTGATGTCGACTGGCGACATGAGTATGAAAGGCCTGAATTTCATCAAACCACTCACCCAACCTGCCGTCAGTGCAGTCAAAGCACCGCTGGAATCTTTAGGGACCATGGGCGGTGTCATGATGATTGTGCTGGGGATTGCCCTGATCTTCCTGGCAATTACGGTGATGGGAAAACTGATGCGCAGTCTGATGGTCGGCCGTGCACGTGAAATCCTGAAAAGCGCCATAGGTCGCGGTCCGATTCACGGCATTGTCTCTGGCTCTGTTGTCACTGTTCTGGTCCAGTCTTCTTCTACCACAACCAGCCTGATGGTGCCTCTGGTAGGTACTGGCGTGCTGAAAGTTCGCGATGTGTATCCGTTCACCCTGGGTGCCAATATCGGGACCTGTATTACGGCGTTACTGGCTGCAACTGCGATTTCAGGCGACCATGCGGTTTTTGCGCTGCAGATTGCGCTGGTACACCTGTGCTTCAACCTGCTGGCGACCCTGCTGATCTTCGGCTTGCCTTTCCTGCGTGAACTGCCGCTGAAAGGCGCTTATTTCCTGGGTGACCTGGCTGTAAAAAGCAAGGCAGCCGTTGCCGCTTACCTGGGCTTAGTCTTCGTGGTGATTCCAGGATCGATTCTGGCCTTCACCGCCTGA
- the nhaA gene encoding Na+/H+ antiporter NhaA — MTDVILKFFKLESAGGILLIVAAALAMMIANSPLQPMYEGTLHSYIAGLSVEHWINDGLMAIFFLVIGLEVKRELIEGALNTKEKAIFPAIAALGGMVAPALVYVLFNFSDPVALGGWAIPAATDIAFALGIMALLGNRVPVSLKVFLLALAIIDDLGVIVIIALFYSSDLSAIALGVAFAATAVLFIMHARNVSNLFWYILVGAILWVSVLKSGVHATLAGVVLGFAIPLQGKDKQGKDISPLKTLEHALHPYVAYLILPVFAFANAGISLAGVSAESLTAMLPLGIALGLFVGKPLGIFTASWLAVKTGVARLPEGTGFGQIFAVSVLCGIGFTMSIFISMLAFAGADAEMMTYSKLGILIGSTTAAVVGYVLLHRSLPAAKAVKDSQTTS; from the coding sequence ATGACCGATGTAATTCTGAAATTCTTTAAATTAGAGTCAGCTGGCGGCATTTTGCTGATCGTTGCCGCCGCGTTGGCCATGATGATTGCGAACTCTCCGTTACAACCAATGTACGAGGGTACGCTACATTCCTATATTGCGGGTCTGTCTGTTGAACACTGGATCAACGATGGCCTGATGGCGATTTTCTTTTTGGTGATTGGCCTCGAGGTAAAACGTGAGCTGATCGAAGGCGCCCTGAACACGAAGGAGAAAGCAATCTTCCCGGCCATTGCTGCCTTGGGCGGCATGGTTGCACCTGCTTTAGTTTATGTGCTGTTCAATTTTTCAGATCCAGTGGCACTGGGTGGTTGGGCGATTCCGGCGGCAACAGATATTGCGTTCGCGTTGGGTATTATGGCGCTGTTGGGCAACCGGGTGCCGGTCAGCCTGAAAGTATTCCTGCTTGCGCTGGCGATTATTGATGATCTGGGTGTGATTGTGATCATCGCGCTGTTCTACAGCAGTGATCTGTCCGCGATTGCGCTGGGTGTCGCGTTTGCAGCAACGGCAGTGCTCTTCATCATGCATGCCCGCAATGTCTCGAACCTGTTCTGGTACATTCTGGTAGGCGCGATCCTGTGGGTGAGTGTGCTGAAATCCGGCGTCCACGCGACACTGGCGGGTGTTGTGCTGGGCTTTGCGATTCCGCTGCAGGGTAAAGACAAGCAAGGGAAGGATATTTCCCCGCTCAAGACACTGGAGCACGCGCTTCATCCTTATGTTGCGTATCTGATTCTGCCAGTCTTCGCATTTGCCAATGCAGGGATTTCTCTGGCTGGTGTATCTGCGGAAAGTCTGACAGCGATGCTGCCATTGGGTATTGCGCTGGGACTCTTTGTCGGTAAACCGCTGGGTATTTTCACCGCAAGCTGGCTGGCAGTGAAAACGGGTGTTGCCCGATTGCCTGAAGGCACAGGATTTGGACAGATTTTCGCGGTTTCCGTCTTGTGTGGTATCGGCTTCACGATGTCTATATTCATCTCCATGCTGGCTTTTGCCGGGGCGGACGCTGAGATGATGACTTATTCGAAACTGGGTATTTTGATCGGTTCAACGACAGCTGCAGTTGTGGGGTATGTCTTGCTTCACCGCTCCTTACCTGCAGCCAAAGCCGTGAAGGACAGTCAGACGACTTCATAA
- the nhaR gene encoding transcriptional activator NhaR — MSHLNYNHLYYFWMVCKQGSVTKAADALFLAPQTVTGQIRSLEERLNGKLTKRVGRNIEPTELGQLVFKYADKMFDLSYEMLDIVNYTQRENQLLEVGVADALSKRLVSKILMAGIPEDERIHLRCYESTHEMLLEQLSQHKLDMILSDCPVDSTQSPGLFSKKLGESSMSFFCSNTDKALNFPACLEDYKLLVPGRRTAMGRKLHHWFDQQGITPNILGEFDDAALMKAFGTYRKSMFVAPSIYASEIEQSQPVKEVKRVRAIREEYYVIFAERMIMHPAVKKICEADFRKLFK, encoded by the coding sequence GTGTCGCACCTGAATTACAATCATCTCTACTATTTCTGGATGGTCTGCAAGCAAGGCTCAGTCACCAAAGCAGCAGATGCCTTATTTCTGGCACCTCAAACGGTGACAGGGCAGATTCGATCGCTGGAGGAACGGCTGAACGGTAAGCTGACCAAACGGGTCGGACGGAATATCGAACCGACTGAACTGGGGCAGCTGGTGTTTAAATATGCCGATAAGATGTTTGACCTCAGCTATGAAATGCTGGATATCGTCAATTACACCCAGCGCGAAAACCAACTGCTGGAAGTTGGCGTTGCGGATGCGCTCTCTAAGCGGCTGGTCAGTAAAATACTGATGGCCGGGATCCCGGAAGATGAGCGTATTCACTTGCGTTGCTATGAGTCGACGCATGAAATGTTGCTGGAGCAGCTGTCTCAGCACAAGCTCGATATGATTTTGTCGGACTGTCCGGTCGACTCAACGCAAAGTCCCGGACTTTTCAGCAAAAAGCTGGGAGAGTCCAGCATGAGCTTCTTTTGCTCGAATACAGATAAAGCGCTGAATTTTCCTGCCTGCCTGGAAGATTACAAACTCCTGGTGCCAGGGCGTCGCACGGCCATGGGGCGTAAGCTGCATCATTGGTTTGATCAGCAGGGTATTACCCCGAATATTCTGGGAGAATTTGATGATGCGGCGCTGATGAAAGCCTTTGGCACCTACCGGAAATCTATGTTTGTTGCTCCTTCAATTTATGCATCTGAAATTGAGCAGTCTCAACCGGTGAAAGAGGTGAAACGGGTGCGGGCGATTCGTGAAGAATACTACGTGATTTTTGCAGAACGCATGATCATGCACCCTGCCGTCAAGAAAATCTGCGAAGCAGATTTCAGAAAACTGTTCAAATGA
- a CDS encoding helix-turn-helix transcriptional regulator, whose product MEAITLHHSAPEAVSLLKAMANERRLLILCYLLEGELSVGTMSDRLDLSQSALSQHLAWLRRDGLVATRKESQTVYYRLKSQEVKSMIELLQQMYCP is encoded by the coding sequence ATGGAAGCCATAACGTTACATCACAGTGCTCCTGAGGCAGTGTCTTTGCTTAAGGCCATGGCCAATGAGCGGAGGCTGTTGATTTTATGCTATTTGCTGGAAGGGGAATTGTCGGTTGGAACCATGAGTGACCGTCTGGACTTAAGCCAGTCGGCCTTATCTCAGCATCTGGCCTGGCTCAGACGAGATGGTCTGGTTGCAACCCGCAAAGAATCTCAGACGGTGTATTACCGCCTGAAGAGTCAGGAAGTTAAATCCATGATTGAACTGTTACAGCAGATGTACTGTCCGTGA
- the rpsT gene encoding 30S ribosomal protein S20 produces MANIKSAKKRAITSEKRRQHNASRRSMMRTFFKKVVAAIEAGDKEVAVKAFADMQPVIDRMATKGLIHKNKAARHKARLAAKIKAL; encoded by the coding sequence TTGGCAAATATCAAATCTGCTAAGAAACGTGCAATCACTTCTGAAAAACGTCGTCAGCACAACGCTAGCCGTCGTTCTATGATGCGCACTTTCTTCAAAAAAGTTGTTGCTGCTATTGAAGCAGGCGATAAAGAAGTTGCTGTTAAAGCCTTCGCTGATATGCAACCTGTGATTGATCGTATGGCTACTAAAGGCCTGATCCACAAAAACAAGGCAGCTCGTCATAAAGCGCGCCTGGCTGCAAAAATCAAAGCTCTGTAA